Below is a genomic region from Spirosoma radiotolerans.
TCAATATCCTCATCAACAATGCCGGTGAAATGCGCAAGATCAGTCTTCATCATCCACATGAGCTTACTGACATAACCCGCGAAGTAGAAATCAACCTGATGGGGCCTATTCGTATGGTGCAGCAGTTCCTGCCCCATCTGAAAACAAAAACCAATGCAGCTATTCTCAACGTTAGCTCAGGCATTGCGCTCATGACTTTCCCCATTTCTCCGATTTATAGTGCCAGTAAGTCGGGGCTTCGTGCGTATACCCAGGCTTTACGCGTACAACTTAAACACACCGGCATTAGCGTATTTGAGTTGATTGCGCCGGGTTCTTCCACACCGCTAAACGACAAATTTCAACAGGAAGATGGGTTTAGTGCCAACGCACTAATGGCGCCTGAAAAAATTGTCGATGCTGCTATTAAAGGCATGCAACAGGATCAGGCTGAAATTTACCCAGGCCTTGCCAAGTTGATGCGGGTTCTGAGTCGAGTGGCTCCCAAATTTATCCTTTCGCAATCAGCCAAGATGGGAGCTTCATTTATGTATGAGAATCAAAACAACCGGTCCTCTTAGGTGTCTCCTGCCCACGTAAACCACTAAAATTTAGCAGATTGACTTGCAGACAAAAGAAGACATGAAAATCATAAGTATCTTACTCGTTTTACTGTCATCGTTCCTAAGCCTTAAACACGGTTGGGACACCTTTCAGCCAGCTAATGCTGAACAAACAAAAATGATGACCGACTTAGGCATCGGGGAGACGGTCAAACCTTTCTTGGGGGTATTTTCAATCATCGTCGGGTTGATGATTTTATTTCCAAAAACATTTTTTATCAGCAACTTACTGAATGCGATCACCATTTTATGGATCATGGCCTTATCATTGCGAGCAGGCATTACCAGAACGGCCCTAATCGAAATTCCTTTTCTCGCCCTGCCTTTACTTCTGATTTGGTTAACCTATCCATTCAAGCATTGAACATAAGCTATGGACAACAAAAAACCATTCCGAATTAAATCAATTGCGGAAATACACCGCCTGATGAATTTGCCAAAGCCACAGCACCCACTCATTGGTATGATTGAGCTGAAAGGTCTGAAAAGTGACCCCGGTATTGCGGCCGTTATAACTGACTTATATGTG
It encodes:
- a CDS encoding SDR family oxidoreductase encodes the protein MNLTNNTILVTGGTGGFGVEFATKLMALGNTVIITGRNARKLEEVKRKLPGVHTLQSDVSKAQDIINLYDKVIKEFPDLNILINNAGEMRKISLHHPHELTDITREVEINLMGPIRMVQQFLPHLKTKTNAAILNVSSGIALMTFPISPIYSASKSGLRAYTQALRVQLKHTGISVFELIAPGSSTPLNDKFQQEDGFSANALMAPEKIVDAAIKGMQQDQAEIYPGLAKLMRVLSRVAPKFILSQSAKMGASFMYENQNNRSS